The following proteins are encoded in a genomic region of Candidatus Poribacteria bacterium:
- a CDS encoding M42 family metallopeptidase encodes MNPAQLELLRALCETAAPAGREGAMVERMRHLFASAGADPCVDWLGNVTARFGGDGAAILFHAHMDEIGFVVRTVTADGFLRVERLGGVGRRSALGSPVSLLARGGVVEGVVGLQSHHLASPSEQFTVPPVEDWYLDIGAESAEAVAALGVGIGTFAAFAPNFRELGSSRVSSKALDNRVGCWVLAELARRFSDDPPRLPVALLANVQEEFHLRGLIPAVTDAKPEVAVGLDITPAADTPDLIGRNSIRLGAGPAVKIMDFHGRGSLNGLLVPERLVEWIESAAASQGIETQREVVVGVVTDGTYLPSLGIPSAAVSIPARYTHSPCEVVSLSDVLRAADLCEALARGERPSFVQ; translated from the coding sequence ATGAATCCTGCTCAGCTCGAACTCCTTCGCGCGCTCTGCGAGACGGCGGCTCCTGCCGGACGGGAAGGGGCGATGGTCGAGCGGATGCGGCATCTGTTCGCTTCCGCCGGAGCCGATCCGTGCGTCGACTGGCTGGGGAACGTCACAGCACGGTTCGGCGGCGACGGCGCTGCCATCCTGTTCCATGCCCACATGGACGAGATCGGCTTCGTCGTCCGAACGGTGACCGCCGATGGGTTCCTGCGCGTCGAACGACTCGGCGGCGTCGGCAGGCGCTCGGCGTTGGGGTCGCCGGTCTCGCTGCTGGCGCGCGGGGGCGTCGTCGAGGGTGTCGTGGGTCTGCAGTCGCACCACCTGGCTTCGCCCTCCGAGCAGTTCACGGTTCCGCCGGTCGAGGATTGGTACCTCGACATCGGAGCCGAATCGGCGGAAGCAGTCGCGGCTCTCGGCGTCGGGATCGGAACCTTCGCGGCGTTCGCCCCGAACTTCCGCGAGCTCGGGTCGAGCCGGGTCTCCAGCAAGGCGCTCGACAACCGGGTTGGCTGCTGGGTGCTCGCCGAGCTCGCCCGTCGGTTCTCGGACGATCCGCCGCGTCTCCCGGTCGCCCTGTTGGCGAATGTTCAGGAGGAGTTCCACCTACGTGGTCTGATCCCTGCCGTCACGGACGCGAAGCCGGAGGTCGCCGTGGGTCTCGACATTACGCCCGCCGCCGACACGCCCGACCTGATCGGACGCAACTCGATCCGTCTCGGAGCGGGCCCCGCCGTCAAGATCATGGATTTCCACGGCAGAGGATCGCTGAACGGGCTGCTCGTCCCGGAACGGCTCGTCGAGTGGATCGAGAGCGCGGCGGCGTCGCAAGGCATCGAGACTCAGCGCGAAGTGGTCGTCGGCGTCGTCACGGACGGAACCTACCTGCCTTCATTGGGGATACCGAGCGCAGCGGTCTCGATCCCGGCGCGGTACACGCACTCGCCGTGTGAAGTCGTATCGCTGAGCGATGTCTTGCGCGCCGCAGACCTATGCGAAGCGCTCGCGCGCGGTGAGCGCCCGTCGTTCGTGCAATGA